Proteins found in one Pyrus communis chromosome 15, drPyrComm1.1, whole genome shotgun sequence genomic segment:
- the LOC137717390 gene encoding uncharacterized protein: MYNGIGLQTPRGSGTNGYIQTNKFFIKSRTGKVADSSRGFDDDQGTGGVTKKPNRDILEHDRKRQIELKLVVLEDKLIDQGFTDAEIAEKLDEARKTLEAAAVASEEGGGPGAVVVSDKKVSDTQTHQIAARKEKQMETLRAALGLAAPESADKNTDEIEDGQISSRKKGPEDDGKFQERSEHAFLDRDYVRNKHAEEKQKSEKDDKKKSVKESRRNKKEESRKRRHKYDSSDTESSGSPPPKADKKKSRGSSSSDEDDSEVELDKKHKVAKKHETGRSKNSDDSDSASSDDDARRNGARKKVENFKKPQRRQDLDEADVGKRQKVVKKHSRSRRDGTDDSDSASSDDDARSGGARKKVEKFKKPQRRHDSDEDDSEADVGRKQKVVKKHSRSRKDDSDSATSDDDARRDSSRKQVEIFKKPQRRHDSDEDDSEADVGKKLKVEKKHIKSRRYETDDSDSASSDDGAKDRSRKEVEKSKQSRRRHDSDEDSDSEEKGLRSNAVEGYEISRQIDDDRYRPNRDDQKYSGLERPRGGREDKIYSKDVEPEGGSTRVNQDHGERGVKTYTKDDQEHRARKYGRYEEDDVGHGRHSKDEEHRGRKHGRDEEDRGGRGRHNKDEEYKRRKHGINEEETEYRKVEDNKEELGNRKPRKMDRDMDYKRAKYDDSQSIERRRESEKRNGRDEEDCGGRGRHDKDEEYKGRKHGRDEEENEYRKVEDNKEELGNRKPGKMEEERGNKDVDRDMDYRRAKYDDSRSIERRNGEDVEEERGNRRPGKVEERGSKETERDRHLDYKRARYDDSRSSERRRYGSDKHNDGRSRHRD, encoded by the exons ATGTACAACGGAATAGGGTTACAGACTCCGAGGGGGTCGGGGACCAATGGCTACATCCAGACCAACAAGTTCTTCATCAAATCGAGGACTGGGAAGGTCGCCGACTCCTCCCGTGGCTTCGACGACGACCAGGGTACCGGCGGCGTCACCAAGAAGCCCAACAGAGACATCCTCGAGCACGATCGAAAGCGCCAGATTGAACTCAAGCTCGTCGTCCTAGAAGATAAGCTCATCGATCAGGGTTTCACCGATGCTGAGATTGCCGAGAAGCTCGATGAGGCTCGGAAGACTCTCGAAGCCGCCGCCGTGGCTTCGGAGGAGGGTGGCGGACCCGGCGCCGTTGTGGTTTCCGATAAGAA GGTTTCAGATACACAGACCCACCAAATTGCTGCTAGGAAGGAGAAGCAAATGGAAACATTAAGAGCTGCTCTTGGGCTAGCTGCGCCCGAATCAGCTGACAAGAATACTGATGAGATCGAAGATGGACAGATAAGTAGTCGAAAGAAAGGTCCAGAAGATGATGGCAAGTTTCAAGAGAGAAGTGAGCATGCATTTTTGGACAGGGACTACGTGCGGAACAAACATGCCGAGGAAAAGCAGAAATCTGAAAAGGATGATAAGAAAAAGAGTGTTAAAGAATCTAGGCGGAACAAGAAGGAGGAAAGCAGGAAGAGAAGGCATAAGTATGATTCTTCCGATACCGAAAGCAGTGGTAGTCCTCCTCCCAAGGCTGATAAAAAGAAGAGTCGTGGAAGTAGCAGCAGTGACGAAGATGATTCTGAAGTTGAACTTGACAAGAAGCACAAGGTTGCAAAGAAGCATGAGACGGGAAGAAGTAAGAACTCTGATGATTCTGATTCTGCTTCAAGTGATGATGATGCTAGGAGGAACGGTGCACGAAAGAAagttgaaaatttcaaaaagccTCAAAGGAGGCAAGATTTAGATGAAGCTGATGTTGGAAAGAGGCAGAAGGTTGTTAAGAAACATAGTAGGAGCAGAAGGGATGGCACTGATGATTCTGATTCTGCTTCAAGTGATGATGATGCCAGGAGCGGCGGTGCAAGAAAGAAAGTTGAGAAATTCAAAAAACCTCAAAGGAGGCACGATTCAGATGAAGATGATTCTGAAGCTGATGTTGGCAGGAAGCAGAAGGTTGTTAAGAAACATAGTAGGAGCAGAAAGGATGATTCTGATTCTGCTACCAGCGATGATGATGCTAGGAGGGACAGTTCAAGGAAGCAAGTTGAGATATTTAAAAAACCTCAGAGGAGGCATGACTCAGATGAAGATGATTCTGAAGCTGATGTTGGCAAAAAACTGAAGGTTGAAAAGAAGCATATTAAAAGTAGAAGGTATGAGACTGATGATTCTGATTCTGCTAGTAGTGATGATGGTGCCAAGGACAGATCCAGAAAGGAAGTAGAGAAATCCAAACAATCTCGTAGGAGGCATGATTCAGATGAAGATTCTGATTCTGAAGAGAAGGGGTTAAGATCTAATGCAGTTGAAGGTTATGAAATAAGTCGTCAAATTGATGATGACAGGTATCGTCCAAACAGGGATGATCAGAAGTATTCAGGATTGGAAAGACCTAGAGGAGGGCGCGAGGACAAAATTTACAGCAAAGATGTTGAACCAGAAGGGGGTAGTACAAGAGTTAATCAGGATCATGGAGAGAGAGGAGTTAAAACCTACACCAAGGATGATCAGGAACACAGAGCGAGAAAGTATGGAAGGTATGAAGAGGATGATGTAGGGCATGGAAGGCACAGCAAGGATGAAGAGCACAGGGGAAGGAAGCATGGAAGAGACGAAGAGGATCGTGGAGGGCGTGGAAGGCACAACAAGGATGAAGAATACAAGCGAAGGAAGCATGGGATAAATGAAGAGGAAACTGAGTACAGAAAGGTGGAGGATAACAAAGAGGAGCTTGGAAATAGAAAACCTAGAAAAATGGATAGAGACATGGATTACAAGAGAGCAAAATATGatgattctcaatcaattgagagGAGGCGTGAAAGTGAAAAACGCAATGGAAGAGATGAAGAGGATTGTGGAGGGCGTGGAAGGCATGACAAGGATGAAGAGTACAAGGGAAGGAAGCATGGAAGAGATGAAGAGGAAAACGAGTACAGAAAGGTGGAGGATAACAAAGAGGAGCTTGGAAATAGAAAACCTGGAAAAATGGAGGAAGAACGGGGAAATAAGGATGTGGATAGAGACATGGATTACAGGAGAGCGAAGTATGATGATTCTAGATCAATTGAGAGGAGGAATGGAGAGGATGTTGAAGAGGAGCGTGGGAATAGAAGGCCTGGAAAAGTagaagaaagaggaagtaaGGAGACTGAAAGGGATAGACACCTTGATTACAAGAGAGCAAGATATGATGATTCTAGATCAAGCGAGAGAAGGAGATATGGAAGTGACAAACATAATGATGGTCGTTCCAGGCATCGAGACTGA
- the LOC137717391 gene encoding uncharacterized protein, with translation MMTQTIKWHEGVVHGCASFPSSAIPIFNTRKKIEVIKVTSKATKFISSVSNGNKVANLCAAKTERIKLPNYDVGSKSFHIGEFLNHQSGIEAMLNTRALESFQSLDADTYRCTLPKLKLLNYEAAPVLDLRVTPTNEDCIVEMLSCRFEGSEAVERQNSHFSAFMTNHMSWDTNNSESFLEVDVKLQLTLEIYTRPFNMMPVSAVERPGNLMMQALVDRLVPLLLQQLLQDYGKWIDEQLQDVS, from the exons ATGATGACACAAACAATCAAGTGGCATGAAGGAGTAGTGCATGGCTGTGCCTCATTCCCATCCTCTGCTATTCCAATCTTCAACACCAG GAAGAAAATTGAGGTGATAAAGGTAACTTCAAAAGCAACGAAGTTTATAAGTTCAGTGTCAAATGGAAATAAAGTAGCAAATTTGTGTGCTGCGAAGACGGAAAGAATTAAGCTGCCAAATTACGATGTCGGAAGCAAGAGTTTCCACATCGGTGAGTTTTTGAACCACCAATCAGGAATTGAAGCCATGCTCAACACCAGAGCCTTGGAAAGTTTTCAATCCCTTGATGCTGATACTTACAG GTGCACTCTGCCAAAACTTAAGCTTTTGAATTATGAAGCTGCTCCAGTTCTGGACTTGAGAGTAACCCCAACAAATGAAGATTGTATAGTTGAGATGCTTTCGTGCAGG TTTGAAGGTTCAGAAGCTGTGGAACGCCAAAACAGCCATTTTTCAG CATTCATGACTAATCACATGTCGTGGGACACGAACAACTCTGAATCGTTTTTGGAGGTTGATGTGAAGTTGCAACTCACACTTGAG ATATATACACGCCCTTTTAATATGATGCCGGTATCAGCTGTTGAGCGTCCTGGAAATCT AATGATGCAAGCGTTGGTGGATCGGCTGGTGCCATTGCTTCTGCAGCAACTACTACAAGATTATGGAAAATGGATTGATGAACAGTTACAGGATGTCTCATAA
- the LOC137717740 gene encoding uncharacterized protein, with protein MAIASTISSSTSKLFSFSSLSLRLRSLTTTARSSRSNCSAAKKKKEKQELRQIVVLKEKRRTRSDREFQLETIKRYGGTATHIPVMLGEVLDVFPASKQLRYFVDCTVGAAGHSSAIIEGHPEMEVYVGLDVDPTALEKARARINSVLHDPTSSSLKAYTFLENFRYVKSLLCDVDETLVETGIDGMLMDLGMSSLQVNDPQRGFSVLANGPLDMRMDPQASLKAEDILNSWPDNEVGRILRDYGEESNWYSLQNRIVRARSQGGLHTTGDLVDLIKSATPLSREGRQGWIKTATRVFQALRIAVNDELKTLEDSLYSSFDCLAPGGRLAVISFHSLEDRIVKQTFLDIINVKDRDGDVDMNEEEPRKKDLRKIMSDIDENEAWIKQTVQGLRGIILTKRPITPSEAEESLNSRARSAKLRVLQKL; from the exons ATGGCAATAGCATCAACAATATCGTCATCAACCTCAAAGCTCTTCTCTTTTTCCTCGTTATCACTCCGCCTGAGAAGCCTCACAACCACCGCGCGCAGCTCCAGAAGCAACTGCAGCGCcgccaagaagaagaaggagaagcagGAACTGAGGCAGATAGTGGTGCTAAAGGAAAAGAGGAGAACGCGTTCCGACAGAGAATTCCAGTTGGAAACAATCAAGCGCTATGGAGGCACCGCCACCCACATTCCCGTCATGCTCGGCGAGGTTCTGGACGTTTTCCCCGCGTCCAAACAGCTCCGGTACTTCGTCGACTGCACTGTCGGAGCTGCTGGGCATTCCTCTGCG ATAATTGAAGGGCATCCGGAAATGGAAGTGTATGTTGGGCTTGATGTTGATCCTACGGCGCTTGAGAAGGCTCGAGCTCGGATCAACTCTGTTTTGCATGACCCGACTAGTTCGAGCCTCAAAGCTTACACCTTTTTGGAGAATTTCAGATATGTGAAGTCTCTGCTTTGTGATGTGGACGAGACACTGGTTGAAACTGGGATTGATGGGATGTTGATGGATTTGGGAATGTCATCGTTGCAAGTGAATGATCCACAAAGAGGGTTCAGTGTGCTTGCTAATGGACCTCTTGATATGAGGATGGATCCTCAG GCAAGTCTGAAAGCTGAAGACATTTTGAACTCTTGGCCAGATAATGAGGTAGGGCGCATCCTGCGGGACTATGGGGAAGAAAGTAACTGGTACTCTCTTCAAAATAGAATTGTTAGAGCCCGTTCACAGGGTGGATTGCATACCACTGGTGATTTAGTAGATCTTATAAAGAGTGCAACTCCGCTGAGTCGAG AAGGACGGCAAGGTTGGATTAAGACAGCTACAAGGGTGTTTCAAGCTCTGAGGATAGCCGTGAACGATGAACTGAAGACTCTCGAGGATTCTCTTTATTCTTCTTTTGACTGCCTTGCACCTGGTGGCAGGTTGGCAGTCATCTCTTTCCATAGTTTGGAGGACAGAATTGTGAAACAAACATTTCTGGACATCATCAACGTCAAAGACAGAGATGGTGACGTTGACATGAATGAAGAAGAACCACGGAAGAAAGATTTGAGAAAGATCATGAGTGACATTGATGAGAACGAGGCATGGATCAAACAAACGGTACAAGGCTTAAGAGGCATAATTCTCACTAAGAGACCAATTACACCGTCTGAAGCGGAAGAGAGCCTGAACAGCCGGGCTAGAAGTGCCAAGCTCAGGGTGCTTCAGAAGCTTTAA